The segment GTGTACCCCAGTGATATTATTGAGGAAATGAAAAAGGCAAACCTTAACATCCTCGAAGGAACCCTGTATCCACTACTTACCCGATTGAAAAATGCCGACCTGCTGACCTACCGCTGGGTTGAAAGCAGCAGCGGCCCACCACGTAAATATTTTGCATTAACAGAAAAAGGAGCCGCCTTTTACAAAGAACTGGAACAAACATGGAACGAAATGTCCAGCTCGGTTGAAGCCGTAACCAAGAAAAACGGCCGAGCCAATGCCGTTGTAACCGGTGAAAGCGTTCAGGTTCATCCTCCATCTGCTGAAAGCCCACTTTAACCATTAA is part of the Lacibacter sediminis genome and harbors:
- a CDS encoding PadR family transcriptional regulator, which encodes MNIENTQSQMRKGVLEFCILSVIQRGEVYPSDIIEEMKKANLNILEGTLYPLLTRLKNADLLTYRWVESSSGPPRKYFALTEKGAAFYKELEQTWNEMSSSVEAVTKKNGRANAVVTGESVQVHPPSAESPL